The Streptomyces europaeiscabiei genome window below encodes:
- a CDS encoding GntR family transcriptional regulator, whose amino-acid sequence MGTQQLESVPEPKYWHLKTVLSEALDSEFSVGEILPNERDLAARFGVARATLRQALEQLELEGRLQRRRGVGTTVAPPRVGVAVGTERHAWPGTVGDTWQAVDCTSSAPPAAVADILESVHGEQVHIVRRSRVSHGQPVAAELLYIPADSVPALSAIDTPSGAARARAVLRELQRLELEGQDRSVELGSARADDAKELDRLPGAPVLVVTTRFYAEGRTAAVSMATYRADTCRLTFGDSGGVEIHHGPERRAS is encoded by the coding sequence GTGGGGACCCAGCAGCTGGAATCGGTGCCGGAACCGAAGTACTGGCATCTGAAGACCGTGCTCAGTGAGGCATTGGACTCCGAGTTCTCGGTGGGAGAGATCCTGCCCAACGAACGTGATCTCGCGGCCCGCTTCGGCGTGGCCCGAGCGACCCTGCGCCAAGCGCTGGAGCAGCTCGAACTGGAGGGCCGGCTGCAGCGCCGTCGCGGCGTCGGCACCACCGTGGCGCCCCCGCGCGTGGGCGTCGCCGTCGGCACCGAACGACACGCGTGGCCGGGCACCGTCGGCGACACCTGGCAGGCCGTGGACTGCACGTCCTCGGCACCGCCCGCCGCGGTCGCCGACATCCTGGAGAGCGTCCACGGCGAGCAGGTGCACATCGTGCGCCGCTCCCGTGTGTCGCACGGTCAGCCCGTCGCCGCCGAGCTGCTCTACATCCCGGCGGACTCGGTGCCCGCCCTCTCCGCCATAGACACGCCCTCCGGTGCCGCACGCGCGCGTGCCGTGCTGCGTGAGCTGCAGCGCCTGGAGCTGGAGGGGCAGGACCGGTCGGTGGAGCTGGGCTCCGCCCGCGCCGACGACGCCAAGGAACTCGACCGGCTGCCCGGCGCGCCCGTCCTCGTCGTCACCACCCGCTTCTATGCCGAGGGGCGCACGGCGGCCGTCTCCATGGCCACCTACCGCGCCGACACCTGCCGTCTGACCTTCGGCGACTCGGGCGGCGTCGAGATCCACCACGGCCCGGAGCGCCGCGCGTCCTGA
- a CDS encoding alpha/beta fold hydrolase, whose amino-acid sequence MSAATVSFQVPSPLGPRPVTVSYTREGTGEPLLLLHGIGHHRQAWDPVTHILAAEREVITVDLPGFGESPALPDGLSYDLPTTTAVFGAFCEALELDRPHVAGNSLGGLLALELGREKLVRSVTALSPAGFWNEAERRYAFGILLTMRHISRRMPLPLVERLSRSAAGRTALTSTIYARPSRRSPEAVVAETLALAGATGFDETLRAGGSVLFTDDIPGLPITVAWGTRDWLLVRRQGLRAKRVIPGARLVRLPGCGHCPMNDDPALVARVILDGSR is encoded by the coding sequence ATGTCCGCCGCCACGGTCTCCTTCCAGGTCCCCTCCCCGCTCGGCCCGCGGCCCGTGACGGTCTCCTACACGCGCGAGGGCACCGGCGAGCCGCTGCTCCTGCTGCACGGCATCGGCCACCACCGTCAGGCCTGGGACCCGGTGACGCACATCCTGGCGGCCGAACGCGAGGTCATCACCGTGGACCTCCCCGGCTTCGGCGAGTCCCCCGCGCTGCCGGACGGCCTCAGCTACGACCTGCCCACGACGACCGCCGTCTTCGGGGCCTTCTGCGAGGCCCTGGAACTCGACCGCCCGCACGTGGCGGGCAACTCCCTCGGCGGCCTGCTCGCCCTGGAACTGGGCCGCGAGAAGCTCGTACGCTCCGTCACGGCCCTGTCCCCGGCCGGGTTCTGGAACGAGGCCGAGCGACGCTACGCGTTCGGCATCCTGCTCACCATGCGGCACATCTCGCGGCGGATGCCGCTGCCGCTGGTCGAGCGGCTTTCCCGTTCGGCGGCCGGCCGCACCGCCCTCACGAGCACCATCTACGCCCGTCCGAGCCGCCGTTCACCCGAGGCGGTGGTCGCCGAGACGCTCGCACTGGCAGGGGCCACCGGGTTCGACGAGACCCTCCGGGCGGGCGGCAGCGTCCTGTTCACCGACGACATCCCCGGCCTTCCGATCACCGTGGCCTGGGGCACACGGGACTGGCTGCTCGTACGCCGGCAGGGCCTCCGCGCCAAGCGGGTCATCCCCGGCGCCCGCCTGGTGCGGCTGCCCGGCTGCGGCCACTGCCCCATGAACGACGACCCCGCCCTCGTCGCGCGCGTCATCCTCGACGGGAGCCGCTGA
- a CDS encoding RNA polymerase sigma-70 factor: MTTDIGTDVFEEHRPVLMGVAYRMLGRVADAEDVVQEAWLRWSGADRSDVREPRGYLVRVTTRLAIDRLRQVQSRNEAYPGPWLPEPYVTDYGATVPDTAERAVLTDTVSLAVLVVMESLSPLERAVFVLREAFGYPYAEIASMIDRAEPAVRQLAGRARRHVDERRPRYEVDPVERRELTERFLVAAAGGDLDGLMSLLAPDVRLVGDGGGLGKAPVRVLETADRVGRFLHGAAGKGVQDVSFRFMEINGGFAAVLLSGGKVDSVFQLDVADGRIQCVYIVRNPEKLLGLTVDQ, translated from the coding sequence GTGACCACCGACATCGGGACCGACGTCTTCGAAGAGCACCGCCCCGTCCTCATGGGAGTCGCGTACCGCATGCTCGGCCGGGTCGCCGACGCGGAGGACGTGGTCCAGGAGGCCTGGCTGCGCTGGTCCGGCGCCGACCGGTCCGACGTGCGCGAACCTCGCGGCTACCTGGTCCGTGTCACCACCCGGCTCGCGATCGACCGGCTGCGCCAGGTGCAGTCGCGCAACGAGGCGTATCCCGGTCCGTGGCTGCCCGAGCCGTACGTCACCGACTACGGGGCCACCGTCCCGGACACCGCGGAGCGGGCCGTCCTCACCGACACCGTCTCGCTCGCCGTCCTCGTCGTCATGGAATCCCTCTCACCCCTGGAACGCGCGGTGTTCGTGCTCCGGGAGGCCTTCGGCTATCCGTACGCCGAGATCGCGTCCATGATCGACCGCGCCGAGCCCGCCGTCCGCCAGCTCGCCGGGCGCGCCCGCAGACATGTCGACGAGCGGCGCCCGCGCTACGAGGTCGACCCGGTTGAACGCCGTGAGCTGACCGAGCGGTTCCTCGTCGCCGCGGCAGGCGGTGACCTGGACGGCCTGATGTCGCTGCTGGCCCCCGACGTCCGTCTCGTGGGCGACGGCGGAGGCCTGGGCAAGGCCCCGGTGCGCGTCCTCGAAACCGCCGACAGGGTGGGACGGTTCCTGCACGGCGCGGCCGGCAAGGGCGTCCAGGACGTCTCGTTCCGCTTCATGGAGATCAACGGCGGCTTCGCGGCGGTCCTCCTGTCCGGCGGCAAGGTCGACAGCGTGTTCCAACTCGATGTCGCCGACGGGCGTATCCAGTGCGTCTACATCGTGCGCAACCCGGAGAAGCTGCTCGGTCTGACGGTGGACCAGTAG